The Hoplias malabaricus isolate fHopMal1 chromosome X2, fHopMal1.hap1, whole genome shotgun sequence genomic interval GAGTGCCTGCACCAtataaggtggaatgggaaaatTCTAACATATAGCAGAGGAAGAAGCTGAGTGGCTTCATCATGTTAAGGGGTGTAAGGCAGATCTTTAGAGGTGCTTTCTGACTTGTGCTGTGGGGATTGGAACCCTGAGCTGAAACAGTGGTTGTATTGGCACTGGTATTTTTTGCTCACTGATTAAAAAGGTTTTACTAAACTTTGGTTCCAATATCTGGGCTTGTCTTCATATAACAATATCTAGATTTCTGTTTATGGTTATATATTATTAGTcctttataataataacaataattaaacaatataaaaaaataataattgtaataaaatgcCCCCCAATGTTCAGTTCATGGCTACGGCCTCAGTTTTGAAAAAGATTTTAAAGCctgtatattaatatttttctacCCTCTTCTCCTACAGTGGGTGGCTTTTGCCTCTCTGTTCTTCATCCTGGTGTCTATAACCACATTCTGCCTGGAGACACACGAGGCCTTCAACCCCATCATCAACCGCACAGACTTTGACCCACAGGATAACAGCACACGTATATACCAGGAGACGGAGACGGAGGTGTATTTGACCTACATCGAGGGTGTGTGCGTGGTGTGGTTCACCTTTGAGTTCCTGATGCGTATCACCTTCTGTCCTGACAAAAAAAAGTTCATCAAGAACGCGCTCAACATCATCGACTTCGTGGCCATCTTGCCTTTCTACCTGGAGGTGGGCCTTAGCGGTCTCTCCTCTAAAGAGGCTAAGGATGTGTTGGGCTTCCTGCGGGTTGTACGCTTTGTGCGGATCCTGAGGATCTTCAAGCTGACACGTCACTTTGTGGGCCTGCGTGTGCTGGGTCACACCCTGAGGGCCAGCACCAATGAGTTCCTGCTGCTCATCATCTTTCTGGCACTGGGGGTCCTCATCTTTGCCACCATGATTTACTACGCAGAACGGATTGGTGCCAAGCCCAACGACCCACGGGCCAGTGAGCACACGCACTTCAAGAACATCCCCATTGGCTTTTGGTGGGCTGTGGTCACCATGACGACACTGGGCTATGGAGACATGTACCCGCAGACATGGTCGGGCATGCTGGTGGGTGCTTTGTGCGCCCTGGCTGGTGTGCTGACCATCGCTATGCCTGTGCCAGTCATTGTTAATAACTTTGGGATGTACTATTCACTGGCCATGGCCAAGCAAAAGCTAccaaagaaaaagaacaagcaCATCCCACGTGCCCCCCAGCTGGGCTCCCCCAATTTCTGTAAGTCAGGCATGAACTCACCCCACCACAGTACCCAGAGCGACACGTGCCCACTGGCTGCCCAGGACGAGGTTTTAGAAATGAACCGAGCAGGTAGGAAACCCTTCCGAGGCATGTCcatctgaatgaatgaaaaaagagacAAAGCTAACAAAAAAGTAGCCTAAGAATGAGACCTGAACCCTCTTGTTCCTTCCCTTCCGCCTCACTGACTGTCTTCACTGTCCTCTCAGCTTTGACGCCTGCTGTCACTCTAGTGGCCTGAATGCAACATCTATCACTTAATCAACTAAGCAACTCCAGCAGAAGCattccaaaaaaagaaaaaaaaaaaaacaacaacccaaCAACCATTCagcatttttccattttttccatgcacatatacacatacacaatcaCCACAAGCTGAATTACGAACTGCATACCCAAGAAATGTATAGCACACTCATTTTGTTCAAGCATGGACGTATGTATAGCTGATGTGTGATTTAGGATGGATATTTTGGTTCTTTAATGGTTTGatgccatatatatatagtccATTTAGTCAAAAGGGGCACAACATTGTCTCCATATCAGTGTTGAATAATTATGTTTACCTCCTGGTCATCAGTGTTGGGGCAGCTATCCAATACAATTGGCTAATTACCTCACAGTCTAGTCATACAGTGGACTGAATATCCATTATGTGCAAGGACAGGAACTGAGCCATCATAAATCTTTGGGAAATTGAAGTTGTACGAGAGATGCCTTTGCAATTTTATTGAATATAAGCCTTGTGGTCCTGATACTGATTACATATACATGCACTGACATGTATACAAACAATTCATCAGTAACATTTTAGTTAAAGTGTGACTGGTCAGCAGGAAGGACATAAGCGCTGTTTGGTTCTTGCAAGAATAAATGTCTTACTTTGAGAGTATGTGCAGATAAGTGCCTTCATTGACAGTActcagagatgagagagagagagaggtggtgtTGCTTGATTCTGGTCATACTAAGAGTGAGAATTGTTTCATTAGTGTGTAATTGAGAGTGGCTCTCCCTCTGTCATTCTCCTGTCTAGAGGGGGTTCCCTCGCCTGGGCTCTTCAGCTCATTATACTGCACATAAATATGAGTACAAACTGgactacttacacacacacacactcacacacatacacaatgatACACCTGTGCTCACAAACGCCAACTCTCTCAAATACAAACGCACCTGTGTATACACATACTCATAAACCGACTCATAAACGTATAACTGACTTTTTAGTCGCTGTCacagtatttatatatttatttttacaccatttgaaatacatttgaaatagcACCCTCCTATCAGAATATGTAGTTAACCGAGcatgcttttaaaaatgtgccTACCATAGACGTAGTCCTGCTGATTAACTGGGATTGGCATTATGAATTATGCGagtataataattaatttttagtGTGGGTATTCTAAATTATTCACCGAAAATGTGTTGGTATTTCAGAATAACTGAATGGATCACAGGTGTGTCTATCAACCAATGGGATGCAAAACAGGACACAGCTGCGCATAGGCTAAAGATCACCATGCTTGTTGGCAAGCTTTGGTTAGAGGGCTATAAAGACCCACTGGACTGTGAATTAAAGGACTAAGTGACAGGTACTGAACTTGATGAACTCACCCCTCAGTGAATAAAGATGGTGCCAGTAAATGGTGCCAGTAATAAGTTATAAAGGAGcctaatatgtgtgtgtgacatttgGACAACAACCAAAAAGAGGTATTATACCATGTCTTATTATGGCCACAAAAGACAGCATCCATCATTATATTTCATGAATTATGACATTTCATTCTTGTCAAGCCACTATAAAGGTTTGGATTGCAGTATTTATTGCTGACATAATGTGAGGTGAAAAAAAGGAATGGAAGTTTTTAACTTTCTTTCACTCCACCTTCTCCTGCTTTCATTTGATCTCTTGTTTATTTCATTCCAGTGCCtctgtatttcttttaatgcTGTGCTGGAgcatgttgccatggtgatcGTGTCCGAGCAACCACGCAATAGGAATAGGGCCCTGCATTGAGCTGCAGTCATTCACTCCACTCGCACGACTCCTGAGCCATTCACATGGTActgcataacacacacacacacacacacacacacacaaacacacacacacgcacacacacacacaaaacaaagcaaaacaaaggcCTTAGCATGCTTCCACATCCAGTTCAGTGAATCCAGCACATCTTGATGCACAGCTTTCATTACTACGCTGTAAAAATcttaaacattttacttctaGTCTATATCTAGTATTTTTCATTATAAGATTATCAGTAACAATGTTATAACATTTTCCTATTAATATCTAGGAAATTAGATTACTTTTAATTGTAATCTAGAggaaattttattttgattggtagttcattttaatagaaaataaatgtgtacaaTGCTGTTGaagataaaatgtattaaaacatctgaaaatatctagaaatatttaaatatttaaatatataaatcatgTAAGGTGAAATTTGTATTGACGAGATTATTAATGATTCATatacttaaatatttttatagcatatgtatatatttacatatttataaggATATGCATGCATGAACTGTTATGAAgtgttttacaatttttttgtgGTACAGAATACAATAGCTTTAACCTTGAAGCCCGGTTGATTCTGTGTTGTAAATGATGATCCCTGGCCATCAGTTTTGGCTTTTTCTAGCTCTGCCGAGAAGTCCATTTCATGTGTAAATGGTGTGAGGCAAAGAAACCTGGCTAATCAGTTGGAGCCGCTTGACTCTGGGCATGAGACTGTGAGAAATAGGAATGCGATGGACAGATGGCATCTGTTCCATTGGCAATAAATAAGAAAacatgcagcacacacacagaacttaAGCATAAACACACGCATGTACACAGttatacagtaaaaaaaataaataattattactaTAGTACTATATTTATAACACCCACCCTCCATTAATGTTGTATTGAAGCTGTATGGATGGTACTTGTGTGATTTCAGCTACAAAAAATAATCAACCACATTTTCTGACCCCATTTTGTTAGGGGCATTCAATGGATGCTTCTCCAATCTCTGTAAAATGGTCTTTAGCTCATTTTGCAAGATGTCTTCCAGCACGGAATTAATGTAGGAGATGCATTCTCTCTTATTACTCATTTAGTGTGGAAGAAAATCACGTTTTGTCCATGATTCTGTGTTTAATTGAGAAAATAGCACATTCTAAAAACTATCAATAATCTCAGCCTTTTGGATTGCCTCAGATAGCTGTCGTGTGATTATTTACTTGTCAAGCTTTAACCCACCACCTAATTAGCATGTCTTTCTTCTTTTTGAGCAAATcaccttgtgtttgaaaagcattGTGTGCACCCatttactgtgcctttaagaatGCTATTTGTACACCACCTGTTTTGATTTGCTGCCTCATTTTAAAAGACATCCAGACTGAAACACCACTTATAACATTACCAAGGAGCTGATACATGCTGAAGAGGTGTACATTCTATAtgtaaatgtgctgttttttgtGGCATAGTTTTCATATACAAGCTGAATTGTATATGAAATGAATGATGGGCAATGAATCCTTTATTTTGATATCGGCATCAAAATATTGAACATACCCTTTAACTGGTTTACTGCGAAAAGTATGTAAAACTGTTGAtgtgatatattttattcacGTGAATGCATCTCTTTCTTCAGTGCACACTCATACTCTTTGATGTGCAAACATGTACAATGTGCAATAAGTGATATACAACAGTTTCCCATGttcatacacataaacacaaaatcacaaacacaaacccttTAGGCTGTGAAGGAGAGGGATGGAGGGGGTTAGTTTAGAGTAAGGGTGAATTATTGAtgctttgaaaagcatgaggaAAGTGAATATCCTGGCTATGAGCTAGAGacacagggcacacacacacacacacacacacacacacacacacacacacacacacacaaacatacacagatGTGCATACACACATATTGCAATGGAAATTATGTACGTCACTGCTGGCTCCCCCTGGAGCTGCACTTATGTCCATCCCACTGCCCCGTGGTGTTCTGTAATTCTTTTGCTTCCTGGGGAATAGGAGTTGCATAATGtttgagtacacacacactccactataCACTGTGAAGGTCCTCAGTGAATATACATTCACCCTCCCTATAATTATGTATAAGtttaagaaaaacacatgcTTATCCACATTCTATATCTTCATATAGAATATCTGCCTGTAATAACCAATATTAGCCCCTGTCCTATAAACACTAATTATTCCTCACGTGTAGAAAACACAAGGTTAGGCGTGTTGTGGAAATGGTCCAGAATAAATGTCCTATGCCGTTTCCACCCATAGGTTTTTTTTAAGTTCTGTTCACCCCTGAAGAGCTCAattatttaaggttaaaaacAGCCAAGGGAATTCAAGAAAGCAATGCTTGTGCCATGCTGACCttacattttgtaatatttttactagCATTGCAGAAATCAGGGGGGGACTGGCTTTGAGGTAGGGATGTATTGGTATGCAGTGTAGAGCTATGTCTGATTTTAGatgcaaaatatataaataaatctaatCCATTATATGACTCACAATGTAAGTAAATATCTGATTAAGCAATTATATATAAGTAGCACAAGAAGGGGCTGATTACGTACAATGGCCATACATAGACAGCATATCAGTGTCATCACAACAAACTACACATCAGagaatatgtatatattagGATTGCACAGGCAGTGATGATGGAAGAGTGACACAAAGCAGGAAGCAAGTGACAGGAACAATAACAATAGACGAGTGTGAGGAATACCTTTATTCATTGAGCTATTCTAAAGATTATGACTCATCCCCCTCTTGCCTCCATCCTTCTCATCCCTCAATCCCGGAAGGTTTGCATCAGTTCTCAGCACTTCCTCTGTgcgtgtttgtgtatgtgtgcatgtacaAAGCCTCTGAGGACTTCTACTCACATGCACAcaagtctgagtgtgtgtgtgtgtgtgtgtgcgcatgtacAGACATGTGGCTGCTGAGGGATCTAAGATGTTTGAAGGTAATGTGAGCAGGAGCTTGGGGAGAGGAAGTCCACACTGCTCTGGGGAAATAGatactgagtgttttttttttctttttgtgaatATATTCTAATGTACTGTGCAAAACTCAAAGACCATCACGtagtttaaatttatttatatcattttaactGCAGAGGTAATGGCTATTAAAAAGGTATTTAAAACTTAAAAGCAGTATTTAGTGCATTCATCCTGCACTTAATCTTAATctgctgggatatttttttcaaTACCTTCAAAATTTCATTGCGTCTTGATTTCAGATAATGGCAAACATATTCAGTATAACGAGGCCAGGCTTACATTTAACTGCTTTATTTATGCTTCATTTAAATATGATCTTTCATGTAAAATAATGAGTGGGCTAAATGCTATTTAGGGTGAATGGCggacatatttaaatgtgtaactgtaCATCAGcacgtgtttttaaatgtgtggaTTCTGACAACAGGTGTTCTATATAAGATAGTGATAAGGTTAAGAACACAGGGGTCAATCAGTGCTGTCTTTGCCCAGTGGAAAATTCAGCAAAGCCACTGTGATGTTGCTTGCAGTACAGCCTTCCTCCCGAGGAGCTTTTTGGCAGTGTTTTACCTCTTTACCAGTGTGATCGATGAGGCGTAAATTTGCCAGAGTGAGCTGAAGCCTCTGGGTGCCAAAGAGTGCACAGGTGAACAGGCTGGTTGCCATGCAGCGTTTCTATATATTCCACTACAGTCTGAAGCTCCAACACTGTGCTGCTCCTCTATATTTAGCCCTAATCCAACACTGCTCACTGCAAGCTAATCAAACATGGCCATGCAAATTCTCATTTCTCTCATTGTGATTTGAATGGtgctttaattaaatattttcaatacATGTTTAGGAACCATTGgcctgcaaaaataaataaataaataaacaaacaaatgccaaaaaaaaaaaaaaaagctaatgcACTTTAGTATATTTCCATACTGAGTCAATTTGCAAGTCGTGGAACAAGTATGAAAAATGTTAATGAGACATTTCAGCAGAACTTTTAGTCCCAGTGAAAAAAGTACAATAACTTGCTTTGAAAATTCTGCCAATTTAAACAACATGTATAAAAGGTGAATCCATTTTTCAGTGTTGGCGCTATGTGGCTCAGGGTAATTAATCCAGGCTTCTAATGAGTGTGCTATCATAATGCAGTTCACCAATTTTGGCAAAAAAAAGGTGCATACTAAACATACAAATTCATCTTTTACACAACACATTCTCCAACCCTTCAGAGGGCACTGTCCCCTCTTCATTCACCTCCTAACCCCTGCTATGAGGCATGCTACCAAGCCGAGCGTAGCCCTGCTCCTGCATTGTCTCACATGTGCTTGTGTGTTCGAAGATCCCAAAGTGAACGGCGAGGCAGCCAAGGCAGCGCTGGCCAACGAAGACTGTCCACACATAGACCAGGCCATTTCCCCTGAGGACGGCCAGATCTTTAGCCCCTGTGAACCGCGGGGGGACACCCCGTGTTTCCTTCTGAACATGGCTGGCCGAACCACACACACGGGCACCAGAGTGAGGAAGGGTATGTAATGGCTAACCTTAGCCACAActgcacatacatacatacatacataaacacatacattgaaacatacacatatacatacataaatacaggCTTCAAATTGCTCAATATACAATATTATATACAAGCAGAGCGCTCCCAGAGAGACAGTGAGCTGAAGAGATAAAAGGCCTACTGCAGTCCAACACAATGCAAATACGTTTCAGCAAGATTTTCTCCTGAAAAACTTAGTCAGCATTCTGCTAACAGctttgggcttttattttgcgTATCATAATTTCACTGACATTAatcttactttaaaaaaaagacaatcttttttttcagttcttacatttaattttcattGATTCCATTAGCTTCTAATGGATAAGAGACAACACCTTGCACTTTCACAATGCTAGCTACATTCCTCCAACCCAATCCTCTTTTTTAACATACAATGAGTTTTTCTGAATGCCATGTTGCATTATATTCAAGCTCACAGTGAAACATACAGCTGCCTCCTGGGGGCCAACCTTAATCttccctttttttctgttttttctttgtcgtttgtttgttttttactcgTTATCTCCTCCACTTGCCCGTCCGTTTGTCCGTGTGTCTTTTCTACCCTCCATTTCTCTTCCCACCCACCCCCATCTTCTGGGTGCCTGGTTGGCACATAGCTGGAACGTTCTCAGGGAGGTCAGGGGGGGAGTCTGCTGGCCCGATGCTTGGCCCGCAAGGCTACCCGCTGCTGCAGCTAGGCTGGACACACAGCCAGGAGGATGGCCATGCCAGAGTAACCACCTGATTTCCAGCCTCTCTTTAAACCTGTAGAGCAGAGTGCGCTAGCCTTTTAGCACAGTGCTAGCA includes:
- the LOC136677024 gene encoding potassium voltage-gated channel subfamily C member 1-like isoform X2, whose product is MVQGDEKDRVVINVGGIRHQTYRSTLRTLPGTRLAWLAEPDAHSHFDYDAQIDEFFFDRHPGVFAHILNYYRTGKLHCPADVCGPLYEEELAFWGIDETDVEPCCWMTYRQHREAEEALDSFGGGPAEMGNDDNETDGLGDPGDGDEELEMTKRLALGDAPDGKSGGLWQRWQRRVWALFEDPYSSKYARWVAFASLFFILVSITTFCLETHEAFNPIINRTDFDPQDNSTRIYQETETEVYLTYIEGVCVVWFTFEFLMRITFCPDKKKFIKNALNIIDFVAILPFYLEVGLSGLSSKEAKDVLGFLRVVRFVRILRIFKLTRHFVGLRVLGHTLRASTNEFLLLIIFLALGVLIFATMIYYAERIGAKPNDPRASEHTHFKNIPIGFWWAVVTMTTLGYGDMYPQTWSGMLVGALCALAGVLTIAMPVPVIVNNFGMYYSLAMAKQKLPKKKNKHIPRAPQLGSPNFCKSGMNSPHHSTQSDTCPLAAQDEVLEMNRADPKVNGEAAKAALANEDCPHIDQAISPEDGQIFSPCEPRGDTPCFLLNMAGRTTHTGTRVRKGYQKSWSMGTIVASVSAGSRGRPALLQRSHSPIPSLL
- the LOC136677024 gene encoding potassium voltage-gated channel subfamily C member 1-like isoform X3 — translated: MVQGDEKDRVVINVGGIRHQTYRSTLRTLPGTRLAWLAEPDAHSHFDYDAQIDEFFFDRHPGVFAHILNYYRTGKLHCPADVCGPLYEEELAFWGIDETDVEPCCWMTYRQHREAEEALDSFGGGPAEMGNDDNETDGLGDPGDGDEELEMTKRLALGDAPDGKSGGLWQRWQRRVWALFEDPYSSKYARWVAFASLFFILVSITTFCLETHEAFNPIINRTDFDPQDNSTRIYQETETEVYLTYIEGVCVVWFTFEFLMRITFCPDKKKFIKNALNIIDFVAILPFYLEVGLSGLSSKEAKDVLGFLRVVRFVRILRIFKLTRHFVGLRVLGHTLRASTNEFLLLIIFLALGVLIFATMIYYAERIGAKPNDPRASEHTHFKNIPIGFWWAVVTMTTLGYGDMYPQTWSGMLVGALCALAGVLTIAMPVPVIVNNFGMYYSLAMAKQKLPKKKNKHIPRAPQLGSPNFCKSGMNSPHHSTQSDTCPLAAQDEVLEMNRADPKVNGEAAKAALANEDCPHIDQAISPEDGQIFSPCEPRGDTPCFLLNMAGRTTHTGTRVRKEAQRHSRSREPTDSVCVMNRGVPTTLCMAHDAPPPTC
- the LOC136677024 gene encoding potassium voltage-gated channel subfamily C member 1-like isoform X1, which gives rise to MVQGDEKDRVVINVGGIRHQTYRSTLRTLPGTRLAWLAEPDAHSHFDYDAQIDEFFFDRHPGVFAHILNYYRTGKLHCPADVCGPLYEEELAFWGIDETDVEPCCWMTYRQHREAEEALDSFGGGPAEMGNDDNETDGLGDPGDGDEELEMTKRLALGDAPDGKSGGLWQRWQRRVWALFEDPYSSKYARWVAFASLFFILVSITTFCLETHEAFNPIINRTDFDPQDNSTRIYQETETEVYLTYIEGVCVVWFTFEFLMRITFCPDKKKFIKNALNIIDFVAILPFYLEVGLSGLSSKEAKDVLGFLRVVRFVRILRIFKLTRHFVGLRVLGHTLRASTNEFLLLIIFLALGVLIFATMIYYAERIGAKPNDPRASEHTHFKNIPIGFWWAVVTMTTLGYGDMYPQTWSGMLVGALCALAGVLTIAMPVPVIVNNFGMYYSLAMAKQKLPKKKNKHIPRAPQLGSPNFCKSGMNSPHHSTQSDTCPLAAQDEVLEMNRADPKVNGEAAKAALANEDCPHIDQAISPEDGQIFSPCEPRGDTPCFLLNMAGRTTHTGTRVRKAGTFSGRSGGESAGPMLGPQGYPLLQLGWTHSQEDGHARVTT